A single region of the Bacillus cereus genome encodes:
- a CDS encoding YlbE-like family protein: MRADIMEFIKADEDLTRYIREQPYWYRKLTRNPEEKEAFELAAMQHFKKTIPDKVEKFQNQLAVASIMIDMFQYMKQQNVT, translated from the coding sequence ATGAGAGCAGATATTATGGAGTTTATAAAAGCTGATGAGGATTTAACTCGTTATATCCGGGAACAGCCGTACTGGTATCGGAAATTAACGCGTAATCCAGAAGAAAAAGAAGCCTTTGAGTTAGCTGCTATGCAGCATTTCAAAAAAACAATACCGGATAAAGTGGAAAAATTTCAAAACCAATTAGCGGTGGCTTCAATTATGATTGATATGTTTCAG